In Opitutus sp. ER46, a single genomic region encodes these proteins:
- a CDS encoding cupin domain-containing protein translates to MKTSALLSNQEPGSLALAEAAPVVGHGIVSRTLLATPELRSVVFTFAPEQALTEHTSTSRALIQILSGECEFSVAGTPRMMKAGDLLHLPPNVPHAVLAKTALTMLLVLAPERKPA, encoded by the coding sequence ATGAAAACGTCCGCCCTGCTCTCGAATCAGGAACCTGGCTCGCTGGCGCTGGCCGAAGCCGCGCCCGTGGTGGGCCACGGCATCGTCAGCCGCACGCTGCTGGCCACGCCCGAGCTGCGCTCGGTGGTGTTCACGTTTGCGCCGGAGCAGGCGTTGACCGAGCACACGAGCACCTCGCGCGCGCTGATCCAGATCCTGAGCGGGGAGTGCGAGTTCTCGGTGGCGGGCACGCCGCGGATGATGAAGGCGGGCGATTTGCTGCATCTGCCGCCGAATGTGCCGCACGCGGTGCTGGCAAAGACGGCCCTGACGATGCTCCTCGTGCTTGCACCCGAGCGAAAGCCAGCCTGA
- a CDS encoding DUF2249 domain-containing protein, which translates to MSSTPRKVRTLDVRPLIAQGEEPLASIMATVRAVAPGESFVLISPFLPSPLIERLQSEGFTARPEHRSDGGWQTQFTRPAAPDAR; encoded by the coding sequence ATGTCCTCCACCCCTCGCAAGGTCCGCACGCTCGACGTCCGCCCGCTGATCGCGCAGGGCGAGGAGCCGCTGGCCAGCATCATGGCGACCGTGCGCGCCGTGGCGCCGGGCGAGTCCTTCGTGCTCATCAGCCCCTTCCTGCCTTCGCCGCTGATCGAGCGCCTCCAGTCCGAAGGCTTCACCGCCCGGCCGGAGCATCGCAGCGACGGCGGGTGGCAGACCCAGTTCACCCGGCCGGCGGCGCCTGACGCGCGCTGA
- a CDS encoding YwiC-like family protein, with translation MSPNPSEVTNRVPPPPGWRELVWPREHGSWSLALEPLALALLAAPSWAGGALAVATVGAFFARRPVRTAWTETRPAVRRRAGQAAAVCAAVAALGATGAVALATSMRAWMWLLPSMLAGAAFLGFDLQKSGREAEAELAGSFAFAWLPAAFAAFAGWPAGPAVTLGVVMLARAVPTVLTIRVVLRARKAQAEPARGPAWLALGAALLVAELTRRGHAPFAAAILAAGLALRSGGLLVFPRPRLRATTLGIAEAVLGGVYVVVLGLWWPTP, from the coding sequence ATGAGTCCCAACCCGTCCGAGGTCACGAATCGCGTGCCGCCGCCACCCGGCTGGCGCGAGCTGGTGTGGCCGCGGGAGCACGGCAGTTGGTCGCTGGCGCTGGAGCCACTGGCGCTCGCCTTGCTGGCCGCGCCGTCCTGGGCCGGGGGCGCGCTGGCGGTCGCGACGGTCGGAGCCTTCTTTGCACGGCGGCCCGTGCGCACGGCGTGGACGGAAACGCGACCCGCCGTGCGGCGGCGCGCGGGGCAGGCGGCGGCAGTCTGCGCGGCGGTGGCGGCGTTGGGCGCAACGGGCGCAGTGGCCCTGGCCACGTCAATGCGAGCCTGGATGTGGCTGTTGCCCTCGATGCTGGCGGGGGCGGCGTTCCTGGGGTTTGACTTGCAGAAGTCCGGTCGCGAAGCGGAGGCGGAGCTGGCCGGGTCGTTTGCGTTCGCGTGGCTGCCGGCGGCGTTCGCGGCGTTCGCCGGCTGGCCGGCGGGACCGGCGGTGACGCTCGGCGTGGTCATGCTGGCGCGCGCGGTGCCGACGGTACTGACGATCCGCGTGGTGCTGCGGGCGCGAAAGGCGCAGGCGGAGCCGGCGCGGGGCCCGGCGTGGCTGGCGCTCGGCGCCGCGCTCCTCGTGGCCGAACTCACGCGCCGCGGACATGCGCCGTTCGCGGCGGCGATCCTGGCGGCGGGGCTCGCGCTGCGCTCGGGCGGGCTGCTGGTTTTCCCGCGACCGCGACTGCGCGCGACCACGCTCGGCATCGCGGAGGCCGTGCTCGGCGGCGTATATGTGGTCGTGCTCGGGCTGTGGTGGCCGACGCCATGA
- a CDS encoding DUF6448 family protein, translated as MKRFLPRRAFTFFLLFPLVMAPLARAHCDTLSGPVVVEARAALAKGDVTPVLKWVKPAAEPAVREAFRKASAVRGQSAAVAELADTYFFETLVRLHREGEGEPFTGLKDETAEPGIAAADAALAAGSAAHLHHDLVARIKAVVDERFAAAQAARARADSSVQAGREYVAAYVAFMHLTEQLYALSNPTAAHAHGHAP; from the coding sequence ATGAAACGATTCCTCCCTCGACGCGCGTTCACGTTCTTCCTGCTTTTCCCGCTCGTGATGGCTCCGCTGGCTCGGGCGCATTGCGATACGTTGTCCGGCCCGGTGGTGGTCGAAGCCCGCGCGGCGCTCGCGAAGGGTGACGTCACCCCGGTGCTTAAGTGGGTGAAACCCGCGGCGGAGCCGGCGGTGCGGGAGGCGTTTCGCAAGGCGAGCGCGGTGCGCGGACAATCGGCGGCGGTGGCTGAACTCGCCGACACCTATTTCTTCGAGACGCTCGTGCGCCTGCATCGCGAAGGCGAAGGCGAGCCGTTCACCGGGCTGAAGGACGAGACGGCGGAGCCCGGTATCGCCGCCGCGGATGCGGCGCTGGCGGCGGGAAGTGCGGCGCACCTGCACCATGACCTCGTCGCGCGCATCAAGGCCGTGGTCGACGAGCGCTTCGCCGCCGCCCAGGCCGCGCGCGCCCGGGCCGACAGCAGCGTGCAGGCGGGGCGCGAGTACGTCGCCGCCTATGTTGCCTTCATGCACCTGACCGAGCAGCTCTATGCCCTGTCGAATCCGACGGCGGCTCACGCCCACGGCCACGCGCCCTGA
- a CDS encoding plasmid pRiA4b ORF-3 family protein encodes MISLHEGKGARVKKPAERVFTFRLTVVGCHPKIWRRLQVRESMWLSRLHDSIQVLFDWFDYQTHAFNLDDLRFGNPLKRDDLTIEDDRDVTLADLDLEHRERFSYGYHFGEGWQVEVKVEKTDPVEKGVHYPLCTGGERAGPPEDCGGLEAFHDMLACIKEPHTDLGREWIEWLGPDYQAELCDLEKINRGLRKLGK; translated from the coding sequence CGCCCGGGTCAAGAAGCCGGCCGAGCGGGTCTTCACGTTTCGGCTCACGGTCGTGGGCTGCCATCCGAAGATCTGGCGGCGGCTTCAGGTGCGCGAATCGATGTGGCTGTCCCGCCTCCACGACAGCATCCAGGTGCTCTTCGACTGGTTCGACTACCAGACCCATGCCTTCAACCTGGACGACCTGCGTTTCGGCAACCCGCTGAAGCGCGACGATCTGACGATCGAGGATGATCGCGACGTGACGCTGGCGGATCTCGATTTGGAGCACCGGGAGCGGTTTTCGTACGGCTACCACTTCGGCGAGGGCTGGCAGGTGGAGGTCAAAGTCGAGAAGACGGACCCGGTGGAGAAGGGCGTGCACTACCCACTGTGCACCGGCGGTGAGCGGGCTGGACCGCCGGAGGATTGCGGCGGGCTGGAGGCGTTTCACGACATGCTGGCCTGCATCAAGGAGCCGCACACCGATCTCGGCCGCGAGTGGATCGAATGGCTGGGCCCGGATTACCAGGCGGAACTCTGCGACTTGGAGAAGATCAACCGCGGCCTGCGGAAGCTGGGAAAGTGA